A window of Chryseobacterium shandongense genomic DNA:
TGTATACAACGGTATGCTTACTAATTTTCGGAAAGGGAATGTAAGCCTTATCGAATTTGTAGATTTTATGGACAGCTATAGAGAAACGGCACTCCAAATTTATGATATGAAAAACGGAATCATGCAATCTGCAGAACAATTAAATCAACTTGTACAAACAAAAATCTTCTATTAAACATGAGAAAATATATAATTCCGGTAATGATTGCCCTGGCCGTTTTATCTTGCACTAAAAAGGAGGAAGAAGCAAAACCGCAGGCGAAAAAAGGCTTTGAACTGAGCAACACAATGCTGAATTCAATCGATTTAGCAAAAGTTGAAAAAAAATATATAGAAGACGATTACAATTTCTACGGAAAGATTTCAGCAGATAAAAACAGCTACATCGATGTTTATCCTTTGGTAGGCGGAAATGTTTTAAGTGTGAATGTAGAACTTGGAGATTATGTAAAAAAAGGACAAGTATTGGCTACAATTAGAAGCACCGAAATGGCAGAAATTCAGAAAGATGTAAGCGATGCAAGAACGGATATGGTGGTCGCACAAAATAATCTTCGGGTAGCAAAAGAAATGTATGAAGGTAAATTAAATACCGAAAGAGATGTACTGGAAGCAAAAAGCCAGTTGCAGAAAGCCCAGGACCAGCTGCAAAGAGCAAACGCCGTGAGCACGGTATATAATGTAAAAAGAGGAAATATTTACAGCGTTGTAGCACCCATAAGCGGATATATTGTCCAGAAAAATATCAACAAAGATATGCAGCTGAGAAGCGACAGAAGCGATAATATTTTCGATGTAGCCAATACAACCAACGTTTGGGCTATTATGAACGTTAATGAATCTGATATTGATAAAATCAGTCTGGGAATGAAAGCACAGGTTTCCACATTATCGTATCCGGATAAAGTGTTTGATGGAAAAATTGATAAAATTTTTAAAATCATAGATCCGGAAACCAACGCGATGCAGGCCAGGGTAGTGCTCGATAACCAAAGCGGATTGCTGATCCCCGAGAGTAAGGCAACCATTAAAGTAACCAGTTCGGAAAATGCCACAGCACTTACCATCCCTTCCAAAGCGGTGATTTTTGATGATAACAGAAGTTTCGTGATTATCTATAAATCAAGAACAGATGTAAAAATTCGTGAAATAAAAGTTCTGAAACAGGTAGGAGACGTTACTTACATTTTAGAAGGTCTATCCGAAGAAGAACAGGTAATCACAAACAATCA
This region includes:
- a CDS encoding efflux RND transporter periplasmic adaptor subunit encodes the protein MRKYIIPVMIALAVLSCTKKEEEAKPQAKKGFELSNTMLNSIDLAKVEKKYIEDDYNFYGKISADKNSYIDVYPLVGGNVLSVNVELGDYVKKGQVLATIRSTEMAEIQKDVSDARTDMVVAQNNLRVAKEMYEGKLNTERDVLEAKSQLQKAQDQLQRANAVSTVYNVKRGNIYSVVAPISGYIVQKNINKDMQLRSDRSDNIFDVANTTNVWAIMNVNESDIDKISLGMKAQVSTLSYPDKVFDGKIDKIFKIIDPETNAMQARVVLDNQSGLLIPESKATIKVTSSENATALTIPSKAVIFDDNRSFVIIYKSRTDVKIREIKVLKQVGDVTYILEGLSEEEQVITNNQLLIYRSLNS